A region from the Halomarina litorea genome encodes:
- a CDS encoding type 1 glutamine amidotransferase: protein MTRPRLALLNAAYAAESTRRNFRRELDADLVEFDVNDGQLPPTDQFEAGATPTDRFDGVVITGSAASAYWDEGWIDETREWVRMAHDHGLPILGVCFGHQLLASALGGRVEEMSEYEIGYRSVRRTADSPLLSGVDEEFTVFTTHGDRVVSLPEGAEVFAENDYGIHGFRVGHAFGVQFHPEYDTETAAAVTRSKEFLGDERIEAVVAGITEENYAAACEAKRLFENFTEYVGRVRAEAEPAR from the coding sequence ATGACACGTCCCCGACTCGCACTGCTCAACGCGGCGTACGCCGCCGAGAGCACCCGCCGCAACTTCCGGCGGGAACTCGACGCCGACCTCGTCGAGTTCGACGTGAACGACGGACAGCTACCGCCGACCGATCAGTTCGAGGCCGGGGCGACCCCCACCGACCGCTTCGACGGGGTCGTCATCACCGGGTCGGCCGCCTCCGCCTACTGGGACGAAGGCTGGATCGACGAGACGCGCGAGTGGGTCCGGATGGCCCACGACCACGGCCTGCCCATCCTCGGCGTCTGCTTCGGCCACCAGTTGCTCGCGAGCGCACTCGGCGGGCGCGTCGAGGAGATGTCGGAGTACGAGATCGGCTACCGCTCCGTCCGCCGGACCGCCGACTCCCCGCTCCTCTCCGGTGTCGACGAGGAGTTCACCGTCTTCACGACCCACGGCGACCGGGTCGTCTCGCTCCCCGAGGGCGCGGAGGTGTTCGCGGAGAACGACTACGGTATCCACGGCTTCCGCGTCGGCCACGCCTTCGGCGTCCAGTTCCACCCCGAGTACGACACGGAAACCGCGGCGGCGGTCACCCGGAGCAAGGAGTTCCTCGGCGACGAGCGAATCGAGGCGGTGGTCGCGGGCATCACCGAGGAGAACTACGCGGCCGCCTGCGAGGCCAAGCGCCTCTTCGAGAACTTCACCGAGTACGTCGGCCGGGTGCGCGCGGAAGCCGAACCCGCCCGCTGA